One Dama dama isolate Ldn47 chromosome 18, ASM3311817v1, whole genome shotgun sequence DNA window includes the following coding sequences:
- the LOC133072844 gene encoding large ribosomal subunit protein uL23-like — MKMAPKAKKEAPAPPKAEAKAKALKAKKAVLKGVHSHKKKKIRTSPTFRRPKTLRLRRQPEYPRKSAPRRNKLDHYAIIKFPLTTESAMKKIEDNNTLVFVVDVKANKHQIKQAVKKLYDIDVAKVNTLIRPDGEKKAYVRLAPDYDALDVANKIGII, encoded by the coding sequence ATGAAGATGGCGCCGAAGGCGAAGAAGGAAGCCCCTGCCCCTCCTAAAGCTGAAGCCAAAGCAAAGGCTTTGAAGGCcaagaaagcagtgttgaaaggtGTCCACagccacaagaaaaagaagatccGGACGTCACCCACCTTCCGACGGCCCAAAACACTGCGGCTCAGGAGGCAGCCCGAATATCCTCGGAAGAGCGCCCCCAGGAGAAACAAACTTGACCACTATGCCATCATCAAATTCCCCCTCACCACCGAGTCAGCCatgaagaaaatagaagacaaCAACACACTGGTATTCGTTGTGGATGTCAAGGCCAACAAGCACCAAATTAAACAGGCTGTGAAGAAGCTCTATGATATTGATGTGGCTAAGGTCAATACTCTGATCAGGCCTGATGGAGAGAAGAAGGCATATGTTCGACTGGCTCCTGACTATGATGCTTTGGATGTTGCCAACAAAATTGGGATCATCTAA